A part of Solicola gregarius genomic DNA contains:
- the thiD gene encoding bifunctional hydroxymethylpyrimidine kinase/phosphomethylpyrimidine kinase: MAKRPAMLSIAGSDPSGGAGIQADLKTATALKVYGAAVITSLTAQNTRGVTGILPIPAEFVVQQYEEVVTDLDVEAVKIGMLGTAEVVVALAESMRRHPVRDVVLDPVMVATSGDRLVPTDTVDAIREHLLPLATVVTPNLPEAAVLAGVDEPGDRDSMIEAATALRDLGAQAALVKGGHGSGASAIDILVDAEGPAMFVADRVETANTHGTGCTLSSAVATYLIYPMPLRDAIHGAKRYVSGAIESAASWTVGEGRSPVNHLWELEGGLPPRGSND, from the coding sequence ATGGCGAAGCGACCCGCGATGCTGAGCATCGCCGGATCCGACCCCTCAGGTGGAGCCGGAATCCAGGCAGATCTCAAGACAGCAACGGCTCTGAAGGTGTACGGAGCTGCGGTGATCACCTCACTCACTGCGCAGAACACCCGCGGCGTCACCGGCATCCTTCCCATCCCCGCCGAGTTCGTCGTCCAGCAGTACGAAGAAGTGGTGACCGACCTCGACGTCGAGGCGGTGAAGATCGGCATGCTCGGCACGGCGGAGGTCGTCGTCGCGCTCGCTGAGTCGATGCGAAGGCATCCCGTACGCGACGTCGTGCTCGATCCGGTCATGGTGGCGACGTCCGGCGACCGGCTCGTACCGACCGACACCGTCGATGCGATCCGAGAGCACCTGCTGCCGTTGGCGACCGTCGTCACGCCGAACCTTCCGGAGGCCGCCGTACTCGCCGGCGTCGACGAGCCCGGCGATCGCGACTCGATGATCGAGGCGGCGACGGCGCTGCGCGACCTGGGTGCCCAAGCCGCGCTGGTCAAGGGCGGCCACGGAAGCGGTGCGTCCGCAATCGACATCCTGGTCGATGCGGAAGGCCCCGCGATGTTCGTCGCAGACCGCGTCGAAACCGCCAACACGCACGGCACCGGCTGCACGCTCTCGTCGGCTGTCGCGACCTACCTGATCTACCCGATGCCGTTGCGCGACGCGATCCACGGCGCAAAACGGTATGTCAGTGGGGCGATCGAGAGCGCTGCGTCGTGGACGGTCGGAGAGGGGCGTAGCCCCGTGAACCACCTATGGGAGCTCGAAGGCGGGCTTCCCCCGAGGGGGAGCAATGACTGA
- the thiM gene encoding hydroxyethylthiazole kinase codes for MSHITPAVIAVHAAVREQAPLVQCITNYVSMDLAANVLNAAGASPAMVHDPREAGEFAALAGAVVANIGTLSPRWVDGMLDSVEVARDANKPWVLDPVAVGATSYRRESVDRLLELDPTVIRGNASEVLTIATRTAGGKGVDSDASLDDVREHADALAKRTGSIVAVTGPEDYVTDGEREPIALRGGDPRMPLITALGCSLSALVGACVAAHDDAFEATTAALAMLSAAGEIAGASAEGPGSLRWRLLDELARLDAGGLAQHVGR; via the coding sequence ATGAGTCACATCACGCCAGCCGTCATCGCCGTGCATGCAGCGGTACGCGAGCAGGCGCCGCTCGTCCAGTGCATCACGAACTACGTCTCGATGGATCTCGCGGCCAACGTACTGAACGCCGCCGGCGCGTCTCCCGCGATGGTGCACGACCCACGCGAGGCAGGGGAGTTCGCAGCGTTGGCGGGCGCGGTCGTCGCCAACATCGGCACGTTGTCGCCACGGTGGGTCGACGGCATGCTCGATTCGGTCGAGGTAGCGCGAGACGCCAACAAGCCTTGGGTTCTCGACCCGGTGGCCGTCGGCGCGACGAGCTATCGTCGCGAGTCGGTAGACCGGCTGCTCGAGCTCGACCCGACGGTGATCCGCGGCAACGCCAGCGAGGTGCTCACCATCGCAACGCGCACCGCGGGCGGCAAGGGCGTCGACAGCGACGCTTCACTCGACGACGTACGCGAGCACGCCGACGCGCTCGCCAAACGCACCGGCAGCATCGTCGCGGTCACGGGGCCCGAGGACTACGTCACCGATGGGGAGCGTGAGCCGATCGCCTTGCGTGGTGGCGATCCACGCATGCCGCTGATCACCGCGCTCGGCTGCTCCCTGAGCGCACTCGTCGGTGCGTGCGTCGCAGCGCACGACGATGCGTTCGAGGCGACGACCGCGGCGCTCGCGATGTTGTCGGCCGCCGGCGAGATCGCGGGCGCCTCCGCCGAGGGCCCCGGATCTTTGCGTTGGCGGCTGCTCGACGAGCTGGCCCGTCTCGACGCGGGCGGTCTGGCACAGCACGTCGGCCGGTGA
- a CDS encoding type II toxin-antitoxin system VapC family toxin, translating to MDAFDADVLIYAASGDPRGAEVQNRSADPSGAPIGIGSVLLMSELLVHPRRHGHDAEYDALIVLLSRIALVPVDDTVAAASVSLGARYGLKALDALHLASAVVAGADRFVTNNRRDFNAPIGEIEISFPREYEI from the coding sequence ATGGATGCGTTCGACGCCGACGTCTTGATATACGCGGCGAGCGGCGATCCTCGAGGTGCCGAAGTCCAGAACCGATCAGCGGACCCGTCCGGAGCACCCATCGGGATCGGCTCCGTACTACTCATGAGCGAGTTGCTCGTTCATCCCCGTCGGCACGGCCATGACGCCGAGTACGACGCCCTCATCGTGCTGCTCTCCCGCATCGCGCTCGTACCCGTAGACGATACGGTCGCAGCCGCATCGGTGTCGCTCGGCGCTCGGTACGGCCTCAAAGCGCTGGACGCCTTGCATCTCGCCTCGGCGGTCGTTGCCGGCGCTGACCGCTTCGTCACAAACAACCGTCGCGACTTCAACGCACCGATCGGCGAGATCGAGATCAGCTTTCCGAGGGAGTACGAGATCTAA
- the yczR gene encoding MocR-like transcription factor YczR: MVVAQLSARRLVDLVSDYPDTRPAYRSLANAIRGVLVDGRVTHETRLPSERELSIALGVSRTTVTRAYGELVASGWASARRGSGTTLILRGLDHTGGSQLVAPEVEDGVINLMIAAPPAPPGTMDAVERAVALLPSRLAGHGYRMTGEPLLREQIAAHYDDRGLATDPEQIIVTPGALAATAVIVRMLIGRGDRAIMETPSYTNSVATLRAGGTRVVGLPVTTEGWDAEAFEATIRQTAPRFALLIPDFQNPTGALMDTATRDQFGAVLARTRTTGVADETMADLAIDPLTMPPPFAASNPDVITVGSTSKAFWGGFRIGWLRVPMAVRDRVVQARTSLDLGCSLADQLIAYEMFAHREALLDERRSALRESRDVLVAELRRLLPDWEFTTPRGGMTLWARMPEPVSSAVVLAAERHGLLLASGGQFGVDQDLRHYIRLPFALPVDVMREGVARLARAYAEAIAEPTLVRERAGSFIA; the protein is encoded by the coding sequence ATGGTCGTCGCACAGCTGTCCGCACGTCGCCTGGTCGACCTGGTGTCCGACTATCCGGACACCAGGCCGGCTTACCGGTCGCTCGCCAACGCCATCCGCGGCGTACTGGTCGACGGACGCGTGACGCACGAGACCCGGCTGCCGAGCGAGCGCGAGCTCAGCATTGCGCTCGGCGTGAGCCGAACGACGGTCACCCGGGCGTACGGCGAGCTGGTGGCGTCCGGCTGGGCGAGCGCCCGTCGCGGTTCCGGTACGACGTTGATCCTGCGCGGCCTGGACCACACGGGTGGCAGCCAGCTGGTCGCGCCCGAGGTGGAGGACGGCGTGATCAACCTGATGATCGCGGCGCCGCCCGCACCGCCCGGCACGATGGACGCCGTCGAGCGCGCGGTCGCGCTGCTGCCCAGCCGGCTGGCCGGCCACGGTTACCGGATGACCGGCGAGCCGTTGCTCCGCGAGCAGATCGCAGCACACTATGACGATCGGGGCCTCGCCACCGACCCGGAGCAGATCATCGTGACGCCCGGTGCGCTCGCCGCGACCGCGGTCATCGTACGAATGCTGATCGGCCGCGGCGACCGCGCGATCATGGAGACACCGAGCTATACGAACTCCGTTGCGACACTTCGCGCCGGTGGCACTCGCGTCGTCGGGCTCCCGGTCACCACCGAGGGATGGGACGCGGAAGCGTTCGAGGCGACCATCCGCCAGACGGCGCCGCGATTCGCGTTGCTGATCCCCGACTTCCAGAACCCGACGGGCGCACTCATGGACACCGCCACCCGTGATCAGTTCGGCGCCGTCCTGGCTCGCACACGTACGACCGGTGTCGCCGACGAGACGATGGCCGACCTCGCGATCGACCCGCTCACGATGCCGCCGCCGTTCGCCGCATCGAACCCGGACGTGATCACGGTCGGCAGTACCAGCAAGGCGTTCTGGGGCGGCTTCCGGATCGGCTGGCTGCGCGTGCCGATGGCCGTCCGCGATCGGGTCGTACAGGCCCGTACCTCGCTCGACCTCGGCTGCAGTCTCGCCGACCAGCTCATCGCGTACGAGATGTTCGCGCATCGAGAAGCTCTACTCGACGAGCGACGATCCGCACTGCGCGAATCGCGCGACGTACTCGTGGCCGAACTGCGCAGGCTCTTGCCCGATTGGGAGTTCACGACACCGCGTGGCGGTATGACACTGTGGGCTCGGATGCCCGAACCGGTGTCGAGCGCCGTCGTGCTCGCCGCCGAGAGACACGGCCTGCTGCTCGCGTCTGGAGGCCAGTTCGGGGTCGACCAAGACCTGCGGCACTACATCCGGCTGCCGTTCGCCCTACCTGTCGACGTGATGCGCGAGGGGGTCGCACGCCTCGCTCGCGCCTACGCCGAGGCGATCGCCGAACCGACGCTCGTACGCGAGCGCGCAGGTTCGTTCATCGCCTGA
- a CDS encoding LacI family DNA-binding transcriptional regulator: MTENRRSPVTLEAVAARAGVSRATASRVLNGSTRVSDDARDSVRAAADELGYVPNRAARSLVTRQSDALAFVVAESEDVFFADPFFAPVLRGAHDAAAERGRPLLFVIVANDEDRARLEQYAAGGHVDGVMFVSVHAHDTLPRRVHDLGVPVVLAGRPPRGRPALPYVSSDNVGGGEAAARVLLERGCTEVATITGPDDMTVTTDRLEGFRRGVAAGGLDLPADRIVSGYFSMDGGRAAMAQLLEA; the protein is encoded by the coding sequence GTGACGGAGAACCGACGATCACCGGTGACGCTCGAGGCGGTTGCCGCGCGGGCAGGCGTCTCCCGGGCGACGGCGAGTCGGGTGCTGAACGGCTCGACCAGGGTCAGCGACGACGCTCGAGACTCCGTACGCGCCGCGGCCGACGAGCTGGGGTACGTCCCCAACCGGGCGGCGCGCTCGCTGGTGACCCGGCAGAGCGATGCGTTGGCGTTCGTCGTCGCCGAGTCGGAGGACGTCTTCTTCGCCGACCCGTTCTTCGCCCCGGTGCTGCGCGGTGCGCACGACGCCGCGGCGGAGCGCGGCCGCCCGCTGCTCTTCGTGATCGTCGCGAACGACGAGGATCGCGCCCGACTCGAGCAGTACGCCGCGGGCGGGCACGTCGACGGCGTGATGTTCGTGTCGGTGCACGCACACGACACGTTGCCGCGGAGGGTGCACGACCTCGGCGTACCGGTCGTGCTGGCCGGTCGTCCGCCTCGTGGTCGGCCCGCGCTGCCGTACGTCTCGTCCGACAACGTCGGTGGCGGCGAGGCCGCGGCGCGGGTACTGCTCGAGCGAGGGTGCACCGAGGTCGCGACGATCACCGGCCCGGACGACATGACCGTCACGACGGATCGGCTCGAGGGCTTCCGGCGCGGCGTCGCGGCCGGCGGCCTCGACCTGCCCGCCGATCGCATCGTTTCCGGCTACTTCAGCATGGACGGCGGCCGCGCCGCGATGGCCCAGCTCCTCGAAGCGTAG
- a CDS encoding IclR family transcriptional regulator — protein MADQRRSGGVQSIARAFTLLELVAANGGVMGLSQLSQESGFPLPTIHRLVRTLVDLGYLRQEPSRRYALGPRLLLLADSSETMLNHVAIPHLRRVVDSAGETTNLAMLDGDQVAYVAQAPGSHSMRMFTEVGRRVSPHCTAVGKALLGESSETEIRELLARGGMERHTPHTLTDPDEFIAQVAQCRERGYALDEGEQEVGVRCVAVVVPSTSTRLAVSMSGPVPRMSDELVESAVPVLTKAAAALAADLG, from the coding sequence ATGGCGGACCAACGACGTTCCGGAGGCGTTCAGTCGATCGCGCGTGCGTTCACGCTGCTCGAGCTGGTCGCCGCCAATGGTGGCGTGATGGGACTCTCCCAACTGTCGCAGGAGTCCGGCTTTCCGTTGCCGACGATTCACCGGCTCGTACGAACGCTGGTGGACCTCGGCTATCTGAGGCAGGAGCCGTCGCGGAGATACGCGCTCGGGCCACGACTGCTCCTGCTCGCGGACAGCTCGGAGACGATGCTGAACCACGTTGCGATTCCGCACCTTCGGCGCGTGGTCGACTCCGCCGGTGAGACGACCAACCTGGCGATGCTCGACGGCGACCAGGTCGCGTACGTCGCGCAAGCACCCGGCAGTCACTCGATGCGGATGTTCACCGAGGTGGGGCGTCGGGTGTCGCCCCACTGCACCGCCGTCGGGAAGGCGCTGCTCGGCGAGTCGTCGGAAACCGAGATCCGCGAGCTGCTCGCCCGAGGTGGGATGGAGCGCCACACCCCGCACACGCTCACCGACCCCGACGAGTTCATCGCGCAGGTCGCACAGTGTCGCGAGCGCGGCTACGCGCTCGACGAAGGGGAGCAGGAGGTAGGCGTGCGCTGCGTCGCCGTGGTCGTGCCTTCGACGTCCACCAGGCTCGCGGTGTCCATGTCCGGGCCGGTGCCGCGGATGTCGGACGAGCTGGTGGAGAGCGCGGTGCCCGTGCTGACCAAGGCGGCCGCCGCTCTCGCCGCCGACCTGGGTTAG
- a CDS encoding TenA family protein, giving the protein MTDGWSEHAWRSVKEWYDAILEHPFLVELSDGSLPEQVFARYLIDDSHYLIGYARALSSLATRTADPAAAAMLAGSAAQGIAVERELHASYLTPRGIDPRSADAPEQSPTCSAYIGSLQTLAAFAPVEVGLAGVLPCFRVYAEVGSAVIAKAPDPDHPYRAWVDAYADPSFDQAVRTVEAHADAVAEAATPQRRAEMLEAYVRATRFEWMFWDAAWRGETWPTPQGSVAEIRR; this is encoded by the coding sequence ATGACTGACGGCTGGTCCGAGCATGCATGGCGTTCGGTCAAGGAGTGGTACGACGCGATCCTGGAGCATCCGTTCCTGGTCGAGTTGAGCGACGGATCCCTACCCGAGCAGGTGTTCGCGCGCTATCTCATCGACGATTCGCACTACCTGATCGGGTACGCGCGGGCACTGTCGTCGCTGGCGACGCGGACTGCCGACCCGGCCGCGGCGGCGATGCTCGCGGGCTCCGCCGCGCAGGGCATCGCGGTCGAGCGTGAGCTGCACGCGTCGTACCTGACGCCGCGTGGCATCGATCCGCGGTCGGCGGACGCGCCCGAGCAGAGCCCGACGTGCAGCGCGTACATCGGCAGCCTGCAGACGCTCGCGGCGTTCGCGCCGGTGGAGGTCGGGCTCGCCGGCGTGCTTCCGTGCTTCCGTGTGTACGCCGAGGTGGGTAGCGCCGTGATCGCGAAGGCGCCCGACCCCGATCACCCGTACCGTGCCTGGGTCGACGCGTACGCCGACCCGTCGTTCGACCAGGCGGTGCGAACGGTGGAGGCACACGCTGACGCCGTCGCCGAGGCCGCGACACCGCAGCGACGTGCCGAGATGCTCGAGGCGTACGTGCGCGCGACCAGGTTCGAGTGGATGTTCTGGGACGCTGCGTGGCGCGGCGAGACCTGGCCGACGCCGCAGGGGTCGGTAGCGGAGATCAGGCGATGA
- a CDS encoding substrate-binding domain-containing protein produces MASFPATSAWTAAAPRWPSSSKRSPGIDGIFAANDLMAVAAIEEAVERGRVVPDDLAVVGFDDVPVASTTHPRLTTIRQPLDALGRQMARLLIDAAEGREATSLVLATELVPRQSA; encoded by the coding sequence ATCGCATCGTTTCCGGCTACTTCAGCATGGACGGCGGCCGCGCCGCGATGGCCCAGCTCCTCGAAGCGTAGCCCCGGCATCGACGGCATCTTCGCCGCCAACGACCTGATGGCGGTCGCGGCGATCGAGGAGGCCGTCGAGCGCGGCCGGGTCGTACCCGACGACCTCGCCGTCGTCGGCTTCGACGACGTGCCCGTCGCATCGACCACGCATCCGCGACTGACCACGATCCGGCAGCCGCTCGACGCGTTGGGACGGCAGATGGCGCGGTTGCTGATCGACGCTGCGGAGGGCCGCGAGGCCACGTCGCTCGTGCTCGCGACCGAGCTCGTGCCTCGGCAGTCCGCGTGA
- a CDS encoding ThuA domain-containing protein: MPSLDPTRRPSGAATRKAAILAFLLALLGALLAPLAGASPPATTQQSAEPPATQRAKPAKFDVLVFSKTAGFRHDSIPAGIRRIKQLGAANGFRVDATENAGAFRRNRLRRYEAVVFLSTTGDVLNNRQQRAFEQWVRQGGGYVGVHAAADTEYDWPFYGNLVGAYFKSHPAIQEATVKVADQVHPSTKHLPDRWVRTDEWYDYQANPRGDVHVLASLDESSYEGGTMGSDHPIAWCQRFDGARSWYTGGGHTAEAYGEPGFAKHLLGGIRWAAGDVAGDCGATTQQGFQKVTLNDRPGEPMGLAVLPDGRVLHTDRTGEVRLHDPQTGLNTLAANLTNLVYNHDEEGVQSIAIDPAFKRNRWVYLYHSLPTGETPVDDPSTPDVNEGDAPTTGTAEDWEAYKGKMRLSRFKFTAEGTLDLDSAQTIIEVPVDRGQCCHVGGHIDFDGQGNLYLSTGDDSNPFESDGYTPIDERADRNPVFDAQRSAANTNDLRGKVLRIHPKRNGGYTVPDGNLFPEGAPQTRPEIYLMGLRNPFRISVNRENGDLYVADYSPDANDANPDRGPAGQGKWFVARDPGNYGWPYCATAELPYVDYDFATEESGEQFDCANPVNESPHNTGLRQLPPVEQPDVFYSYDESEQFPELGTGGIGPMAGPAYDFNKRSDSRVKWPEYYDGAPLMYEWTRDWVGEMRLDNKGEVFDINEVLKSFTFDAPMDMEFGPDGALYVLEYGDGYFAENPAAQLSRIDYVRGGRTPNPKVEATPTNGDAPLEVTFSSAGTSDPDGDRLTYQWDFDADGTFDSQEENPTYTYPENGVYEATLKVTDRTGRSASASVEIVIGNDRPVLEFITPQEGDPFEFGDTVQYEIKVTDDQEVDCSRVQVAYILGHDSHGHPQTETTGCTGQLEAPLAGGHEGEDNLRGVFHASYADQGPDGDGVGSLTGDAEVALVPTGGN; encoded by the coding sequence ATGCCCTCTCTCGATCCGACCCGACGCCCGTCCGGCGCCGCCACGCGGAAGGCCGCCATCCTGGCCTTCTTGCTGGCGCTGCTCGGCGCACTGCTCGCCCCGCTGGCGGGGGCGTCGCCGCCCGCGACGACACAGCAATCCGCCGAGCCACCGGCGACACAACGCGCCAAGCCGGCGAAGTTCGACGTGCTCGTCTTCTCCAAGACGGCCGGCTTCAGGCACGACTCGATACCGGCCGGGATCCGTCGTATCAAGCAGCTCGGCGCGGCCAACGGGTTCCGAGTCGACGCGACCGAGAACGCCGGAGCGTTTCGGCGCAACCGGCTGCGTCGCTACGAGGCCGTCGTGTTCCTCAGCACGACCGGCGACGTCCTGAACAACCGCCAGCAGCGCGCCTTCGAGCAGTGGGTCCGCCAGGGCGGCGGCTATGTCGGCGTCCACGCCGCGGCCGATACCGAGTACGACTGGCCGTTCTACGGCAACCTCGTCGGCGCGTACTTCAAGAGCCATCCGGCGATCCAGGAGGCCACCGTCAAGGTGGCCGACCAGGTGCACCCGTCGACGAAGCACCTGCCGGACCGGTGGGTTCGCACCGACGAGTGGTACGACTACCAGGCCAACCCGCGCGGCGACGTGCACGTGCTGGCCAGCCTCGACGAGTCGAGCTATGAGGGCGGAACGATGGGCAGCGACCACCCGATCGCCTGGTGCCAGCGTTTCGACGGTGCCCGCTCCTGGTACACCGGCGGCGGTCACACCGCAGAGGCGTACGGCGAGCCCGGCTTCGCCAAGCACCTCCTCGGCGGTATCCGCTGGGCCGCCGGCGACGTCGCCGGCGACTGCGGGGCGACCACGCAGCAGGGATTCCAGAAGGTCACGCTGAACGACCGCCCCGGCGAGCCGATGGGGCTCGCCGTGCTCCCGGACGGCCGCGTGCTGCACACCGACCGCACCGGCGAGGTACGTCTGCACGACCCGCAGACCGGGCTGAACACGTTGGCCGCGAACCTCACCAACCTCGTCTACAACCACGACGAGGAGGGCGTGCAGAGCATCGCGATCGATCCCGCCTTCAAGCGCAACCGATGGGTGTACCTGTACCACTCGCTGCCCACCGGCGAGACACCCGTCGACGACCCGTCGACACCAGACGTCAACGAGGGCGACGCGCCGACGACCGGCACTGCCGAGGACTGGGAGGCGTACAAGGGAAAGATGCGGCTGTCGCGGTTCAAGTTCACGGCCGAGGGAACCCTCGACCTGGACTCCGCGCAGACGATCATCGAGGTCCCGGTCGACCGAGGTCAGTGCTGTCACGTCGGCGGCCACATCGACTTCGACGGACAGGGCAACCTGTACCTCTCCACCGGTGACGACTCGAACCCGTTCGAGTCCGACGGATACACCCCGATCGACGAGCGTGCTGACCGCAACCCGGTCTTCGACGCGCAACGGTCCGCGGCGAACACGAACGACCTGCGCGGCAAGGTGCTGCGGATCCACCCGAAGCGCAATGGTGGCTACACCGTCCCGGACGGCAACCTGTTCCCGGAGGGCGCGCCACAGACCCGCCCTGAGATCTACCTGATGGGGCTGCGCAACCCGTTCCGAATCTCGGTCAACAGGGAGAACGGTGACCTCTACGTTGCCGACTACTCACCGGACGCGAACGACGCGAACCCGGATCGTGGACCTGCGGGGCAAGGCAAGTGGTTCGTCGCCCGCGACCCCGGTAACTACGGATGGCCGTACTGCGCGACGGCGGAACTCCCCTACGTCGACTACGACTTCGCTACCGAGGAGTCGGGCGAACAGTTCGACTGCGCGAACCCGGTGAACGAGTCACCGCACAACACGGGTTTGCGTCAGCTGCCCCCGGTCGAGCAGCCGGATGTCTTCTACAGCTACGACGAGTCGGAGCAGTTCCCCGAGCTCGGCACCGGCGGCATCGGCCCGATGGCCGGTCCCGCGTACGACTTCAACAAGCGGTCCGACTCGCGGGTGAAGTGGCCGGAGTACTACGACGGCGCGCCACTGATGTACGAGTGGACCCGCGACTGGGTCGGCGAGATGCGGCTCGACAACAAGGGCGAGGTATTCGACATCAACGAGGTGCTGAAGTCCTTCACCTTCGACGCCCCGATGGACATGGAGTTCGGCCCCGACGGCGCGCTGTACGTTCTCGAGTACGGCGACGGCTACTTCGCAGAGAACCCGGCCGCCCAGCTGTCCCGGATCGACTACGTACGCGGAGGCCGCACGCCGAACCCGAAGGTCGAGGCGACGCCGACCAACGGCGACGCCCCGCTGGAGGTGACCTTCTCCAGTGCGGGGACGAGTGACCCGGACGGGGACCGGCTGACCTACCAGTGGGACTTCGATGCCGACGGGACGTTCGACTCGCAGGAGGAGAATCCGACGTACACCTATCCGGAGAACGGCGTCTACGAGGCGACGCTGAAGGTCACGGACCGCACCGGGCGCTCCGCGTCCGCCTCGGTCGAGATCGTCATCGGAAACGATCGGCCGGTTCTGGAGTTCATCACTCCGCAGGAGGGTGACCCCTTCGAGTTCGGCGACACCGTGCAGTACGAGATCAAGGTCACCGACGACCAGGAGGTCGACTGCAGCCGGGTGCAGGTGGCCTACATCCTCGGACACGACAGCCACGGCCACCCACAGACCGAGACCACTGGGTGCACCGGACAGCTCGAAGCCCCGCTCGCGGGGGGTCACGAGGGCGAGGACAACCTGCGCGGGGTGTTCCACGCGTCGTACGCCGACCAAGGTCCGGACGGTGACGGAGTGGGCTCGCTCACCGGTGACGCGGAGGTCGCCCTGGTGCCGACCGGAGGCAACTGA
- a CDS encoding type II toxin-antitoxin system Phd/YefM family antitoxin, with translation MTTYTLSEARANLSAILDSVERGEPVEITRHGRPAARLVAPLRSEARAERMWADVERIRVDLHAAVDHPLRPAMAYDADAHVHAIRAERDAR, from the coding sequence ATGACTACGTACACGCTCAGCGAGGCCCGTGCGAACCTGTCGGCCATCCTCGACAGTGTCGAGCGCGGCGAACCTGTCGAGATCACCCGCCACGGAAGGCCGGCCGCGCGCTTGGTCGCGCCCCTGCGGTCCGAGGCACGCGCGGAGCGTATGTGGGCCGACGTGGAGCGCATCCGCGTCGATCTACACGCGGCGGTCGACCACCCGCTCCGACCGGCAATGGCGTACGACGCCGATGCACACGTCCACGCGATCCGCGCCGAACGCGACGCGCGCTGA
- the thiE gene encoding thiamine phosphate synthase, whose translation MLDPRLYLVTGDTRGRPLADIVGAAVDGGVTLVQLREKDARPDTLAARYDELSIAIGDTRVPILVNDDADVARTTGSAGVHVGPDDIAPAEARDLLGADALIGWSIHDLAQLGDTENVRASDYLAASPVWATATKTDTTAPLGLAGVAALRRSMPPHVPLVAIGGIDATNAADVIAAGADGIAVVSAICSAADPEAAACELRSTVDDALARRES comes from the coding sequence ATGCTCGACCCGCGCCTCTACCTCGTCACCGGTGACACCCGCGGCCGCCCGCTGGCCGACATCGTCGGTGCGGCCGTCGACGGCGGCGTGACGCTCGTTCAGCTACGCGAGAAGGACGCTCGGCCCGACACGCTCGCCGCGCGGTACGACGAGCTCAGCATCGCCATCGGGGATACACGGGTGCCGATCCTGGTCAACGACGACGCCGACGTCGCGCGTACGACGGGCTCCGCCGGGGTCCACGTCGGGCCGGACGACATCGCACCGGCCGAGGCGCGGGACCTGCTCGGTGCCGACGCCCTGATCGGATGGTCGATCCACGACCTCGCCCAGCTCGGTGACACCGAGAACGTACGTGCGAGCGACTACCTGGCGGCCAGCCCGGTGTGGGCGACGGCGACGAAGACCGACACCACCGCGCCCCTCGGGCTCGCGGGAGTCGCGGCACTGCGCCGGTCGATGCCCCCGCACGTACCCCTCGTGGCGATCGGCGGCATCGACGCGACGAATGCGGCGGACGTCATCGCTGCCGGCGCCGACGGCATCGCGGTCGTGTCGGCGATCTGCTCGGCGGCCGATCCGGAAGCCGCGGCCTGCGAGCTGCGGTCGACCGTTGACGATGCGCTCGCCCGGCGCGAGAGCTGA
- the yczE gene encoding membrane protein YczE, with protein sequence MPTLLRTRRAPYQPPVLTPLEQLRAGRLTRRVPQLLFGLVLYGWSMAMQVEAVLGLDPWDVLHQGIARQVPLTFGQVVIVVGAVLLLLWIPLKQWPGLGTVLNVIVIGLAADAGLAVMSEPDSLVARFALLISGVVLNGLAGALYIGTHLGPGPRDGLWLGVVRKTGLSVRVIRTGVEVTVLAAGFLLGGTVGLGTVVYALAIGPIVQFFLPLVSVRLRSRTPSES encoded by the coding sequence ATGCCCACGCTCCTGCGCACCCGGCGCGCCCCGTACCAGCCGCCCGTACTGACGCCGCTCGAACAGCTCCGTGCGGGCAGGCTGACCCGGCGCGTGCCGCAGTTGTTGTTCGGCCTCGTGCTGTACGGCTGGTCGATGGCCATGCAGGTCGAGGCGGTGCTCGGCCTCGACCCCTGGGACGTCCTGCATCAAGGAATCGCGCGCCAGGTGCCGCTGACCTTCGGCCAGGTGGTGATCGTCGTCGGCGCGGTTCTGCTGCTGCTGTGGATTCCGCTCAAGCAGTGGCCCGGGCTCGGCACCGTGCTGAACGTGATCGTCATCGGGCTCGCCGCGGACGCCGGCCTCGCGGTCATGTCCGAGCCGGACTCGCTCGTCGCACGGTTCGCATTGCTGATCTCCGGAGTCGTGCTCAACGGCCTCGCGGGTGCGCTCTACATCGGTACCCATCTGGGGCCGGGCCCGCGCGACGGCCTCTGGCTCGGCGTCGTACGCAAGACAGGGCTGAGCGTTCGGGTCATTCGCACCGGCGTCGAGGTCACGGTGCTCGCCGCCGGTTTCCTGCTCGGCGGCACCGTGGGTCTCGGTACGGTCGTGTATGCGCTCGCGATCGGCCCGATCGTGCAGTTCTTCCTGCCGCTGGTGTCGGTGCGGCTTAGATCTCGTACTCCCTCGGAAAGCTGA